A segment of the Sphingobacterium oryzagri genome:
TATGTTCAATATTGACAAGCTCGTAGTCTAGCTGACCAAAATCGCTTAAAATGATTTCAGCTATCGGATAAAACTCTTCCAACGTTTCGGCTTCGGCACCCTCCTCAGCGAGCAGCGCATTGTGCAGCTCAAAAAGATAAAAAAACTGCGTCAGCTGGCTGACCTCACTCGCTTGCGTGGCTTGCTTGAAAAACTCCTGAATAGTGAAAAATTGAGGAGACCAGATCGCTTTGCCGTAAACTTCGGACAGATGTTTCTTTAAGTAGGTAATGGGCCGTTTATTATTAAAAATAATGGCAACATCTGCCAGATCTTCCGAAAATCTGCTGTGGATATCTTCAGCAACTAAACGTAAAAAAGGTTTGTTTTTCAAAGTCAACAAGTTAAAGGTGTTAAAGCCAGGCAAGATTCCTTTTGCCAAGATAATGGTGGATGCTGAAGATAACGAAGCTGGCGGATCGACATCCTTGCCCGTCATAACATTAGCGAACCTCCATCAATTCGTTAATTTTCGCGTAATAAAGATAGCCCCGCACGTTGGCATAGCCAAGATTACGCAAGGCGGTTTTGTAACTTTCTACCTGCCACTGATGATCGGCATAATCGCCTTTGGTAAATTTAAAATCAAGCACGATCGTTTCCGCGGCATTGGTAAATACCTTGTCTGGTCGAATCGTTTCGCCACTTTCCAGGATAATGCTCGCTTCATTCCATATTTTGTAGTCACCGTTAAGCCATTGGCTAATCTGCGGATGCTGCCATATCCGATGAATTTCCGCCAAAATAAAAGGTCGGTCATCAGGCGTTAATATACCTTGCTCGATCAAAGCGTCAACCGCCGGTTCGATTTGCTGCTCAGCGGCTATATCAGACATGATTTCATGCGCTAAAATGCCATATTGTGCGGCTTTTTCGAGCATCAGGATATTGTTGATGCTGCGTTTGGTCGACTTATTAAATGCTTTTTGCAACTCGTGTGATACCGGATAAGCCGATAACGCGATCGTACGTTCTGTTTCCGTATCAGCCTGGTCGAAAAGCGTAGGTGCAACGGTTTCTACAGGTTTCGAAGCCGGAACGATGTGATCTTCGGTTAGCATATTTCCCTCCAGCTTAAATGGCGCATCTGCACGACGTAACACGTCAAAAAGAAGATCACTGATGTATTCTTTTTTTATGTCAAATCCAGTGATTTCGCCGGTCTTCTTATCAACCGTTTCTTTAAATGAAGGTGCCAGGATATAAATATGCTGGATGGCGCGCGTCGTCGCTACGTAAAACGTATTGAGCGCATCCATATAATTGAAAAGCATTTCTTCGTAATACTGCTTGAAGAAAATAGAGTTGCCTACACTGCTATTATATTTTACCGGAATCTTGCCCAAGGCGTGAAATGGTGTTTCCAAGGTGTCGATCCAAAAGTCGCCGTTTAACTTCCCGTCCAAATCCCACGAACAAAACGGCAGCATAACAACATCGTAGGCCAAGCCTTTTGATTTATGGATCGTCGTGACTTCGATGGCATCGACCTTTCCATTAGATGGAAGCGCGGCGTTTTGGCCATCTTCCTCCCAATATTGTAGAAATTGGCTTATACCACGCTCGCCTGCAGCGGAGAAGTTCGAAATCATATCTTTAAAAGCCAAGATGTAAGGTAAATGTATGTTACCTTCGTTGTGCAAATCGTAGATTTCGATAAGCTGCTCGATAAGATGCACCAATGGTGCTTGCAATAAGCGATCCCATTGCTCGATGAGCGCATCAGGCAAAACACCTTGTAGTGACTTCGCCGTATTTTCTTTGAATGTTAACCAATATGCCGGATCTATGGCCTGGTTATTTTTGATAAGTTGATACAGGTAGGCCATTTTTGCCCGGTGGATGACATGTTTGTCCGAGCTGTATACAAAAGCTTTTAACGTTTCCAATAAGAGCAGGATGGCATCATTACCGGCTAAAGATAATGCGTCGCCGGAGATCACTTCAAAATCTAATCCTTGCGCATTTTTATAATCCATCAATTGTTGGATAACCTGTCGCGCTTGCGCATTGCTTCTGACCAGGATACCGATTTGTCTAGCCGTATACCGGCCACTGGAGAGCCAGCTTCCGATTTTCTCGGCCAGGCGTTGAAGCGACTCCTCAATGACCTGATTTCTGCGCCAGCGCCCGTCATCTACCGGTAAATAAGCGATCTCAATCGAACCAAGCTCTTCGCTGTTCGCTAATCGATGCGCGGGTATCTGTTGCGTGCTGTTGGCATAAGCTTTTATCAGCATCGTGCTGTTGCCAGAATCCAACCACCACTGGCGATATTCGTCTTGCAAGTTTTCCATCACCTTATCGTTGAGCACCTCCTGCAGCAGCTGCGGAATGCTGCTAAACAAATAATTGTTTAGCTTGATGATCTGCGGAAAACTTCGAAAATTCGTGTCTAACGATCCATTTTCGATAAATTGGCTGCTATTTTCTGAAGCAAGGTGAAAAGCCTGTCCCACCTGTTCTTCCACCTGTTGTAGCAAAATACGCCAGTCGCCGTTGCGCCAGCGGTAGATACTTTGCTTTACGTCGCCTACGATCAAGTGCTCGCTAAGCTCTTGTTTGGCATGGCCCAGCGCATTGATGAGTAACGGGCTGTAGTTTTTCCACTGAATACGCGAAGTGTCCTGAAATTCATCAAATAGAAAATACTGATATCGGTTGCCAATTTTTTCCCAAATAAACGTAGGATCCTGATGCTCGTCTAATCCTAATTTGTTCAATAAAATCTGGGAGTCGGATATCAGTTGGGCGCCGTTTTCCTTTCGCCATTGACGTAGCAGATCGCTCATTTCCTTCAACAAGCGAAGGTAATATAGGTTTTGCTGTACAGCTTGATACGCGATAAAGGTTGGGAATAATCGATACAATTCCGCGAATTGCGTTAAGATCGGCAACAAGGCTGTGCGCACATCTTCGCGCACGGTTTTGTCCGTCAGCGTAAAGGCGTCTTCGTTGTCGGCAATTTCCAAAAAGCGATCAAAAATTTTTTGCAGGCCGCTGGATGTTTCTTTTTGTACGTTGGCACTTACCTTACTGGCCGCAAGAAGCTTGTTGCGCGATTTACCTTTGAGTTCATCAGCCGATAATTGAAACGTGCGAAAGGTTTGCGTAAACGCGTCGATTAACTGGCTTAAGGTGTCAAGAAAAAATTTGCTTTTAT
Coding sequences within it:
- a CDS encoding UvrD-helicase domain-containing protein, with the translated sequence MKILKASAGSGKTFSLTLHYITLLLANENSYREILAVTFTNKATAEMKERILSVLHGLAIGDSSRKINDFRQLLLQQSAQWTAQELQEKAYQVYRKILHNYGHFTISTIDGFSQKVIRSFTYELNLDAAYKIEMNTSKVKQELSIMLNQLLDDRPDLLAWIMDFAEQKIANNENWNYRQQLLSLAGLIFTENFQEFNAYLTVANPHELFSLLNQDVQDKSKFFLDTLSQLIDAFTQTFRTFQLSADELKGKSRNKLLAASKVSANVQKETSSGLQKIFDRFLEIADNEDAFTLTDKTVREDVRTALLPILTQFAELYRLFPTFIAYQAVQQNLYYLRLLKEMSDLLRQWRKENGAQLISDSQILLNKLGLDEHQDPTFIWEKIGNRYQYFLFDEFQDTSRIQWKNYSPLLINALGHAKQELSEHLIVGDVKQSIYRWRNGDWRILLQQVEEQVGQAFHLASENSSQFIENGSLDTNFRSFPQIIKLNNYLFSSIPQLLQEVLNDKVMENLQDEYRQWWLDSGNSTMLIKAYANSTQQIPAHRLANSEELGSIEIAYLPVDDGRWRRNQVIEESLQRLAEKIGSWLSSGRYTARQIGILVRSNAQARQVIQQLMDYKNAQGLDFEVISGDALSLAGNDAILLLLETLKAFVYSSDKHVIHRAKMAYLYQLIKNNQAIDPAYWLTFKENTAKSLQGVLPDALIEQWDRLLQAPLVHLIEQLIEIYDLHNEGNIHLPYILAFKDMISNFSAAGERGISQFLQYWEEDGQNAALPSNGKVDAIEVTTIHKSKGLAYDVVMLPFCSWDLDGKLNGDFWIDTLETPFHALGKIPVKYNSSVGNSIFFKQYYEEMLFNYMDALNTFYVATTRAIQHIYILAPSFKETVDKKTGEITGFDIKKEYISDLLFDVLRRADAPFKLEGNMLTEDHIVPASKPVETVAPTLFDQADTETERTIALSAYPVSHELQKAFNKSTKRSINNILMLEKAAQYGILAHEIMSDIAAEQQIEPAVDALIEQGILTPDDRPFILAEIHRIWQHPQISQWLNGDYKIWNEASIILESGETIRPDKVFTNAAETIVLDFKFTKGDYADHQWQVESYKTALRNLGYANVRGYLYYAKINELMEVR